From Sander lucioperca isolate FBNREF2018 chromosome 14, SLUC_FBN_1.2, whole genome shotgun sequence, the proteins below share one genomic window:
- the LOC116047243 gene encoding uncharacterized protein LOC116047243 produces MPRLQSGVWKHFTPAIKEGRETFMCNYCLKTYTKNATKMQMHLDKCKEYSVVSQQSPGPDGSSSASIPVPSFSFLPSATPGGQFLIDSVDQRSQAHADECLARAVYATSSPLTLTDNIYWKRFFSVLRPAYCPPTREVLSSHLLDCEYDRVQSQVHEAIGKADCVTIVCSGWSNIKETGTIIYVVATPVPLFYKRATTKEQTYTSTFIAEELKDIINEVGPQKVFAVVTDNAPEMMAAWAQVEEAFPHISAIGCTSCGVQQLFDDTVATPSMTALCRRAEQVVRYVKERKLLADAFRCWQTSNIRNHTANGTTLALPINSDWTGVVNMFTSLLEGQNSLQEMAVSPTLDVEASIRATVQDAAFWKGLSGSRNLLYLIGNYIDYMKREDAVLSGVVDLFSQLRYHIGASLSGSVLHSAEQKAVMASLDRCQEFCVKPIHAAAYMLDPKHSGQQTLSGEQINSAYYVISNLSHHLNLDEGKVLGSFARFSAKQGLWKGAGIWSSCQHVSASTWWKGLCSSEPLSAVASAILQIPPATGACEHLRSRFCNVKGQGSLPADRLQKLVALQANLNLLEPSDCEYAPLESEEEKKVSFQSETQ; encoded by the coding sequence ATGCCACGCTTGCAGTCCGGTGTTTGGAAGCATTTCACCCCGGCTATCAAAGAAGGGAGGGAAACCTTCATGTGCAACTACTGTTTAAAGACCTACACAAAGAATGCTACCAAGATGCAGATGCATTTGGACAAATGCAAGGAGTACTCTGTGGTTTCGCAGCAGTCACCGGGCCCAGATGGGAGCTCCTCTGCCTCCATTCCTGTTCCCTCCTTCTCGTTCTTACCATCTGCCACTCCTGGGGGACAGTTCCTTATTGATTCAGTGGATCAGCGCAGCCAGGCGCATGCTGACGAGTGCCTGGCAAGAGCTGTGTATGCCACTTCGTCACCCCTCACTCTCACAGACAATATTTATTGGAAGCGATTTTTCAGCGTGCTCCGGCCTGCTTACTGTCCGCCCACCAGAGAAGTTTTGTCCTCTCATCTCCTGGACTGTGAGTATGACAGAGTACAAAGCCAGGTCCATGAGGCCATAGGGAAAGCAGACTGTGTCACCATCGTCTGCAGTGGCTGGTCTAACATAAAAGAAACCGGAACTATCATTTATGTTGTTGCAACCCCTGTACCACTGTTCTACAAACGTGCAACGACAAAGGAGCAGACGTACACAAGCACTTTTATTGCTGAGGAACTGAAAGATATTATAAATGAAGTGGGACCACAAAAGGTCTTTGCCGTTGTCACTGACAACGCCCCGGAAATGATGGCAGCTTGGGCTCAAGTAGAAGAAGCTTTCCCGCATATATCAGCTATCGGCTGCACATCATGTGGCGTCCAGCAGCTCTTCGATGACACAGTTGCAACGCCGTCTATGACAGCTCTGTGCAGGAGAGCTGAGCAGGTGGTGAGGTATGTTAAAGAGCGAAAACTACTAGCAGACGCCTTTAGGTGCTGGCAGACTTCAAATATAAGAAACCACACTGCTAATGGGACAACATTGGCACTGCCTATTAACTCTGACTGGACTGGTGTGGTTAACATGTTCACCAGCCTCCTAGAGGGTCAGAACTCTCTACAGGAGATGGCAGTCTCACCCACACTGGATGTTGAAGCATCCATCAGGGCCACGGTACAGGATGCAGCTTTTTGGAAAGGATTAAGCGGCAGTCGTAATCTGCTCTACTTGATTGGGAATTACATTGATTACATGAAAAGAGAAGATGCCGTACTCTCTGGTGTTGTTGACCTGTTCAGTCAGTTAAGATACCACATTGGAGCTTCACTGTCCGGGTCTGTGCTGCACAGCGCAGAACAGAAAGCCGTCATGGCATCGTTAGACAGGTGTCAGGAGTTTTGCGTGAAGCCAATTCACGCAGCGGCGTACATGCTGGATCCAAAGCATTCTGGACAGCAGACACTCTCAGGGGAGCAGATAAACAGCGCTTACTATGTGATTTCCAACCTGTCGCATCATCTAAATCTTGATGAGGGTAAAGTGCTTGGCAGCTTCGCCAGATTCTCAGCCAAGCAGGGATTATGGAAGGGTGCCGGGATATGGAGCTCATGCCAGCATGTGTCCGCATCCACCTGGTGGAAAGGGCTGTGTTCCTCCGAGCCGCTGTCCGCTGTGGCCTCTGCGATACTCCAGATCCCGCCAGCAACAGGTGCTTGTGAGCACCTGCGGTCACGTTTTTGCAATGTAAAGGGGCAAGGGTCTCTCCCAGCTGACAGGCTGCAAAAACTGGTAGCATTACAAGCTAATCTCAACCTTTTAGAGCCAAGTGATTGTGAGTATGCTCCGCTGgagagtgaggaagagaagaaggtGTCATTTCAATCTGAGACTCAATAG